The following are encoded together in the Malaya genurostris strain Urasoe2022 chromosome 3, Malgen_1.1, whole genome shotgun sequence genome:
- the LOC131437433 gene encoding breast cancer type 2 susceptibility protein-like, whose product MEEVPASPEGVKPRKSRRLTGEVQRKTRLSLNREKARGNQQNCVEPNSALLNTPSVPEAKERVSCSEQSRDANLFYLDDNTEPVVFADEDPLVFAAILEKANQIELENSIKPSREFLANVKNKFVKIDDVIEPADNSVERNHQKTNEATLKKANYSYTQFDLDTQMIGICEAADILADLKVAQEHDLKDWSSPMKLENSPSAVNTSVKLEHPSDGEPEQSELICHSPMLTRRKDRWSNVRQSSLYKNKPDDILQCGTLEIAPDAKVTRNFDFSDESDDDLRIDFSKIRSTKLRQRLSKIQSYIDSPPQVVNKTSTRRTFSGKKFLNTLSETPHVIRRLSYEQDEILVPKVDQDPSSDDEMESLDGLQPDLAAVIASQNSVSPQREDFDSSLLIKANIEELSQFFKKSTESHDKKELDSESLEQEPPFYGFCPEPFSPISLASSGSPRTLNIAWLFHNESEPSSVDEDMNTEVQKQENLLDQLLDDDDDFLVQLQSSPNKNCEVEPERDICCIEKMMREKHSLTSTADTSSNEPNRGLNIGYKYDQFVNPTTFGGFQTAGGSGIKVSEKAMAKAQTIWSEEVGMFTEDKVWMKAVEQETCALVDPFVPSSSGSNTAAGSTISESKRVLAKDSENLVETHGDRFTGVGFRTARGNSVQVTEDALAKAHYRFQQLDKEEETYECSTITKTNEEKEKIRSAKQTNVGFQTARGTSIAITESALNKAHMMFRQMEQDFSGEHEMLEAKTNKPYDTMLSGFQTANGKSVKVSESALAKARTIFQQIEEESVNVTSGKTNLTADCSTNIEDQRSKRLRENESLDASGTPLKRRKPNGRLELEMANRTSTPNLSSKGVPNFHPVEDEMEHFFKEMNDQEFHNLFASEEPIPRSSRPLKQVRLVNRFEECDVQSPPTANQSSGNPWDDSFGEVYAKLGIELIDGLKVARQILDARKLARQRQLEYAQNKSDSGRKPRLYEFIRKKKLRDRNTVEQFVGNLKPSQYDGDLPERIGLLDADNVSGFKFDTISLYGKSKCIENVDGIPLDLGDPDATVQLLLDDHCLVGLSELSSAFLATPGVDPNLIPRGWIENAWKWILIKLSSMERNFHGTFRGITTPENVFCQMLYRYHVEIDCAKRPVIRKILEKDEIPNKRMVLFVSRVFRDLDSLDLELELCDGWYAIRTVIDSPLTQAILNGKIKVGTKLMIQGAEIINLNEGVFPLEAPIDVRLKIHANSTRRARWSTKLGLYKVPSNFLISGNSILDQGGLIVCLQLVVVRMYPLMYMDKSKGSTVLRSERFELRRAQVSDANRIENFQTLFSQVQKEFDAERKQASGNGLKKLPPKSLCSAELPELLDAGVDFSCLEVNFTETQRDIIVAHQRRRQEEDMNEINRRVRERMSSQTTTRKSSPFLVVRVMDARKPEKVLLFSIRRPPEDILEIMQEGNALEVTNATANGFRNGEIQLNDSKNCSYRVLNRQLYHLPVSHCRTLTKIAQIDVSSFRPPFNEFDTIGIVVQIGAAEANKFQPVYLADTAMNLLCVNFWSGIKEYAYEDVIKERIVLCISNLQWRPKNAMNELPVSYATERTTFSEHSKNRLFADELTKFHTALETMELEMFYDECCAKVAHFADRKFPRGSSLNTPYRGADIANTSNASTPMRSLHNSLNFIAKTPADFSPDVGQPISAQKRKIQLLAATYKSPPKLTPIVMRSSTRARRNFKIPAKLEDRIAQSRGDDMIS is encoded by the exons atggaagaagttcCGGCTAGCCCGGAAGGAGTGAAACCCAGAAAATCCCGTCGCCTAACCGGCGAAGTTCAACGAAAGACGAGACTGTCTTTGAACCGCGAAAAAGCCCGCGGTAATCAACAGAATTGTGTTGAGCCAAATAGTGCCTTATTAAATACTCCGTCCGTTCCGGAAGCTAAAGAGCGAGTTTCATGTTCCGAGCAATCCCGGGATGCCAATTTGTTTTACCTTGATGATAATACAGAGCCAGTTGTGTTTGCTGATGAAGATCCACTTGTGTTTGCTGCGATTTTGGAAAAGGCCAATCAAATTGAATTAGAAAATTCAATCAAGCCTTCTAGGGAGTTTCTTGCTAAcgtcaaaaataaattcgttaaaATTGATGATGTGATAGAACCTGCCGACAATTCTGTGGAACGTAATcatcaaaaaacaaatgaagcTACTTTAAAAAAGGCAAATTATAGTTATACTCAATTTGACTTGGATACGCAAATGATTGGCATTTGTGAAGCAGCGGATATCCTGGCCGATTTGAAAGTTGCTCAAGAGCACGACTTGAAAGATTGGAGTAGTCCTATGAAATTAGAAAATAGTCCTAGTGCTGTAAATACTTCGGTTAAATTGGAACACCCATCCGACGGTGAACCGGAGCAATCTGAGTTAATTTGTCATTCACCAATGTTGACCCGGCGCAAAGATCGTTGGAGTAATGTGAGACAATCGTCACTTTATAAGAATAAACCAGATG ATATTTTACAATGCGGAACACTTGAAATCGCACCTGATGCAAAAGTGACGAGAAACTTTGATTTCAGCGACGAATCTGATGATGACTTAAGAATAGACTTCTCGAAAATTAGGTCTACGAAACTTCGTCAACGcctttcaaagattcaaagctaCATCGATAGCCCTCCTCAAGTCGTTAATAAAACAAGTACTCGAAGGACTTTTTCCGGAAAGAAATTTTTGAACACCCTGTCGGAAACCCCACACGTAATCCGCAGGTTAAGCTATGAGCAAGACGAAATTTTAGTTCCGAAAGTGGATCAGGATCCTAGCTCTGATGATGAAATGGAAAGTCTTGATGGTCTACAACCCGATCTTGCAGCTGTAATCGCGTCACAAAACAGTGTCAGTCCGCAGAGAGAAGATTTCGATTCCAGTTTGCTCATTAAAGCCAACATCGAAGAACTCTcacaattttttaaaaagtctaCCGAATCTCACGACAAAAAGGAACTTGATTCCGAATCCTTAGAACAAGAACCGCCCTTCTATGGATTTTGTCCGGAACCTTTTTCACCAATTTCGCTGGCTTCAAGTGGTTCTCCTCGTACCTTGAACATTGCTTGGTTGTTTCATAATGAATCAGAGCCTAGTTCTGTTGATGAAGATATGAATACCGAAGTACAGAAACAGGAAAATCTATTAGACCAACTTTTAGACGACGACGATGATTTTCTTGTCCAGCTGCAGTCCTCTCCAAATAAGAATTGTGAAGTTGAGCCTGAGAGAGACATCTGTTGTATCGAGAAAATGATGCGAGAAAAACATTCATTAACTTCAACTGCAGACACTTCTTCAAATGAACCGAATCGGGGTTTGAATATTGGCTACAAATACGACCAATTTGTTAATCCCACAACTTTTGGAGGCTTCCAAACTGCCGGTGGCAGTGGCATCAAGGTGTCAGAAAAGGCAATGGCGAAAGCTCAGACCATTTGGAGCGAAGAAGTGGGAATGTTTACTGAGGATAAAGTTTGGATGAAAGCTGTTGAACAGGAAACATGCGCATTAGTGGACCCGTTTGTGCCATCTTCTAGTGGATCCAATACAGCGGCAGGAAGCACCATATCTGAATCGAAAAGGGTGCTTGCGAAAGACAGTGAAAATTtagtggaaacgcatggtgatcGGTTCACTGGTGTCGGATTTCGAACGGCTCGAGGAAATTCGGTGCAGGTAACGGAGGATGCACTTGCGAAAGCGCATTACAGATTTCAACAATTGGATAAGGAAGAAGAAACTTACGAATGTTCTACGATTACGAAGACAAACGAAGAGAAGGAAAAAATCAGATCTGCAAAACAAACCAATGTTGGCTTCCAAACAGCTCGAGGAACGTCTATTGCAATAACCGAAAGTGCCCTCAATAAAGCTCATATGATGTTTCGACAAATGGAACAAGATTTCAGCGGTGAACATGAAATGTTAGAAGCTAAAACTAACAAACCGTATGACACGATGTTGAGTGGATTTCAGACAGCTAACGGTAAATCGGTGAAAGTTTCAGAATCTGCTTTAGCGAAAGCTCGCACAATATTTCAACAGATTGAAGAAGAGTCAGTTAATGTGACGTCGGGTAAAACGAACCTTACAGCAGATTGCAGTACAAACATTGAGGATCAAAGATCAAAACGGCTTCGAGAGAATGAAAGTCTTGATGCGTCAGGAACACCTCTTAAGCGGCGAAAGCCTAATGGAAGATTAGAATTGGAAATGGCCAATCGAACCAGTACACCTAATCTATCCTCAAAAGGTGTGCCAAATTTCCATCCAGTCGAGGATGAAATGGAACATTTCTTTAAAGAGATGAACGATCAagaatttcataatttgttCGCCTCTGAAGAACCCATTCCGCGCAGTTCGCGTCCGTTGAAGCAGGTTCGattagtgaatcgattcgagGAGTGCGACGTACAAAGTCCACCGACGGCTAATCAGTCAAGTGGAAATCCTTGGGATGATAGTTTTGGGGAAGTTTATGCAAAACTTGGCATTGAATTAATCGATGGATTGAAAGTTGCCCGACAAATTCTGGATGCTAGAAAACTGGCCAGACAACGACAGCTCGAGTACGCACAGAATAAATCGGACTCAGGACGTAAGCCTAGATTGTATGAGTTTATAAGGAAGAAGAAACTGCGTGACAGAAACACAGTTGAGCAGTTTGTTGGCAATTTGAAACCTTCACAGTACGACGGTGACCTTCCCGAACGGATTGGTCTGTTGGATGCAGATAATGTCTCTGGGTTCAAATTCGACACGATAAGTTTATATGG aaaaagtaaatgcatcgAAAATGTCGACGGAATTCCCTTAGACCTAGGAGATCCAGATGCAACTGTTCAGTTGCTTCTTGACGATCACTGTTTGGTGGGACTATCGGAGTTAAgttctgcttttttggccacgcCTGGAGTCGATCCAAATCTGATACCTCGTGGATGGATCGAAAATGCCTGGAAATGGATTCTAATCAAACTTTCTTCTATGGAGCGTAACTTTCATGGGACTTTTCGGGGCATCACAACACCAGAGAATGTATTCTGTCAAATGTTATATCGATACCATGTGGAGATCGATTGTGCCAAACGACCTGTTATACGAAAGATATTGGAAAAGGACGAAATACCGAACAAACGAATGGTTCTATTCGTTTCTCGAGTGTTTCGGGATCTCGATTCGCTAGATTTAGAGCTAGAACTGTGTGATGGGTGGTACGCTATAAGAACGGTCATAGATTCACCTTTAACGCAAGCAATTTTAAATGGTAAAATCAAAGTAGGAACTAAGCTAATGATACAAGGTgctgaaataataaatttgaacGAAGGAGTTTTTCCCTTGGAAGCTCCAATTGATGTGCGATTAAAAATCCACGCTAACTCCACACGAAGAGCTCGATGGTCCACAAAGTTGGGATTATATAAAGTGCCGAGTAATTTTCTCATATCCGGAAATAGTATTCTTGATCAGGGAGGACTAATAGTTTGCTTACAGTTGGTAGTTGTTCGTATGTACCCCCTGATGTATATGGATAAATCGAAGGGCAGCACGG TTCTACGATCGGAACGGTTTGAACTTCGTCGTGCTCAGGTGAGCGATGCCAACCGTATTGAGAACTTTCAAACTCTTTTTAGTCAGGTACAAAAAGAATTTGATGCCGAACGAAAGCAAGCAAGTGGGAATGGTTTGAAGAAGTTACCCCCCAAGTCATTGTGTTCCGCTGAACTTCCTGAACTGTTAGATGCTGGCGTTGATTTCTCATGTCTGGAG GTTAATTTCACCGAAACGCAGCGCGACATTATCGTTGCACATCAGCGTCGACGACAAGAGGAAGACATGAACGAAATCAATCGTCGAGTTAGAGAGCGCATGAGTAGTCAAACTACGACTCGTAAATCTAGTCCATTTCTCGTAGTACGTGTCATGGATGCACGTAAGCCAGAGAAAGTCCTTTTGTTCTCCATTAGGCGTCCACCGGAGGATATATTGGAAATCATGCAGGAAGGTAACGCACTGGAAGTGACAAATGCAACTGCAAATGGTTTCCGAAATGGTGAAATTCAGTTAAATGATAGCAAAAACTGTTCATATCGGGTGTTGAACAGGCAGTTATACCATTTACCCGTTAGCCATTGCCGGACGTTAACGAAAATAGCACAAATTGATGTCTCCAGTTTTCGGCCACCATTCAACGAGTTTGATACGATCGGGATCGTAGTGCAGATTGGAGCTGCGGAAGCCAACAAATTTCAACCAGTTTATCTTGCGGATACAGCCATGAACTTATTATGCGTAAATTTTTGGTCTGGAATAAAAGAGTACGCATACGAAGATGTGATCAAAGAACGAATAGTTCTTTGCATTTCTAACCTACAGTGGCGACCGAAGAACGCTATGAATGAGTTACCGGTTTCCTATGCTACCGAACGTACCACGTTCAGCGAGCATTCAAAAAATCGGCTTTTCGCAGACGAGCTTACCAAATTTCATACGGCTCTTGAAACTATGGAACTGGAAATGTTTTATGATGAATGCTGTGCAAAGGTAGCACATTTCGCGGATAGGAAATTTCCACGAGGGTCTAGTCTTAATACTCCGTATCGTGGCGCTGACATCGCAAACACTTCCAATGCTTCCACTCCCATGCGTTCCTTGCATAATAGTTTAAATTTTATAGCGAAAACCCCCGCAGATTTTTCTCCCGATGTCGGTCAACCGATCAGTGCCCAGAAACGCAAAATACAGTTACTTGCAGCAACCTACAAAAGTCCACCCAAGTTGACTCCAATTGTGATGCGCAGCAGCACACGTGCCCGACGGAATTTTAAAATTCCAGCTAAGCTAGAGGATCGGATTGCCCAATCTCGAGGGGATGATATGATTAGTTAG